In Xylocopa sonorina isolate GNS202 chromosome 3, iyXylSono1_principal, whole genome shotgun sequence, one genomic interval encodes:
- the Tex gene encoding THO complex 3 homolog tex isoform X1 produces MSSSRVDDLINYFKSHNKIREQQSHSAKVHSVGWSCDGKLLASGSFDKSVCIFSLCPDRLKQETTFRGHGGSVDQLCWHAFYPELLSTASGDKTVRIWDTRTQKCTANISTRGENINISWSPDGKTIAVGNKEDLVTFIDARVMKIRAEEQFNFEVNEISWNKDSDTFYLTNGQGCVHILSYPDLELLHVIKAHPGTCICIEFDPTGRYFATGSADALVSLWDADELCCLRTFSRLEWPVRTISFSYDGQLLAAASEDLVIDIGEVETGEKIADIPVEAATFTVAWHPKQYLLAYACDDKDTYDRKRDAGSLKVFGFAND; encoded by the exons ATGTCCTCTTCCCGCGTCGATGATTTAATCAATTATTTTAAGTCTCACAATAAAATTAGAGAACAACAGAGTCATTCTGCGAAAGTGCACAGCGTCGGATGGAGTTGCGACGGAAAACTTTTGGCTTCAGGATCATTTGATAAATCTGTTTGTATTTTTTCCCTATGTCCGGATCGTTTG AAACAAGAAACAACATTTAGAGGACATGGTGGCAGCGTGGATCAGCTATGCTGGCATGCGTTCTATCCAGAATTGTTATCCACTGCTAGCGGAGACAAGACAGTTCGTATATGGGATACGAGAACTCAAAAATGTACAGCTAATATCAGTACAAGAGGTGAAAATATCAACATATCATGGTCTCCAGATGGTAAAACGATAGCTGTGGGAAACAAAGAGGATTTAGTGACTTTCATTGATGCACGCGTCATGAAGATTCGTGCAGAGGAACAATTCAATTTTGAGGTGAATGAGATTTCATGGAACAAAGATTCCGACACATTTTATCTCACTAATGGTCAAGGCTGTGTACATATCCTTAGCTATCCAGATTTGGAGTTGTTACATGTAATTAAAGCACATCCAGGAACATGTATTTGTATAGAATTTGATCCCACTGGGAGGTATTTTGCAACTGGTTCAGCAGATGCATTGGTTTCCTTGTGGGATGCTGATGAACTGTGTTGTTTAAGAACATTCTCAAGATTAGAGTGGCCAGTGAGAACTATATCGTTTTCGTATGATGGACAATTATTAGCTGCAGCGTCTGAAGATCTTGTGATAGATATAGGTGAAGTTGAAACTGGAGAGAAGATTGCAGATATACCCGTAGAAGCAGCAACTTTCACTGTCGCATGGCATCCGAAACAATATTTGTTAGCATACGCATGCGATGACAAAGATACTTACGACAGGAAACGTGATGCTGGCAGTTTAAAAGTATTTGGGTTTGCCAATGATTAA
- the Tex gene encoding THO complex 3 homolog tex isoform X2: MSSSRVDDLINYFKSHNKIREQQSHSAKVHSVGWSCDGKLLASGSFDKSKQETTFRGHGGSVDQLCWHAFYPELLSTASGDKTVRIWDTRTQKCTANISTRGENINISWSPDGKTIAVGNKEDLVTFIDARVMKIRAEEQFNFEVNEISWNKDSDTFYLTNGQGCVHILSYPDLELLHVIKAHPGTCICIEFDPTGRYFATGSADALVSLWDADELCCLRTFSRLEWPVRTISFSYDGQLLAAASEDLVIDIGEVETGEKIADIPVEAATFTVAWHPKQYLLAYACDDKDTYDRKRDAGSLKVFGFAND, encoded by the exons ATGTCCTCTTCCCGCGTCGATGATTTAATCAATTATTTTAAGTCTCACAATAAAATTAGAGAACAACAGAGTCATTCTGCGAAAGTGCACAGCGTCGGATGGAGTTGCGACGGAAAACTTTTGGCTTCAGGATCATTTGATAAATCT AAACAAGAAACAACATTTAGAGGACATGGTGGCAGCGTGGATCAGCTATGCTGGCATGCGTTCTATCCAGAATTGTTATCCACTGCTAGCGGAGACAAGACAGTTCGTATATGGGATACGAGAACTCAAAAATGTACAGCTAATATCAGTACAAGAGGTGAAAATATCAACATATCATGGTCTCCAGATGGTAAAACGATAGCTGTGGGAAACAAAGAGGATTTAGTGACTTTCATTGATGCACGCGTCATGAAGATTCGTGCAGAGGAACAATTCAATTTTGAGGTGAATGAGATTTCATGGAACAAAGATTCCGACACATTTTATCTCACTAATGGTCAAGGCTGTGTACATATCCTTAGCTATCCAGATTTGGAGTTGTTACATGTAATTAAAGCACATCCAGGAACATGTATTTGTATAGAATTTGATCCCACTGGGAGGTATTTTGCAACTGGTTCAGCAGATGCATTGGTTTCCTTGTGGGATGCTGATGAACTGTGTTGTTTAAGAACATTCTCAAGATTAGAGTGGCCAGTGAGAACTATATCGTTTTCGTATGATGGACAATTATTAGCTGCAGCGTCTGAAGATCTTGTGATAGATATAGGTGAAGTTGAAACTGGAGAGAAGATTGCAGATATACCCGTAGAAGCAGCAACTTTCACTGTCGCATGGCATCCGAAACAATATTTGTTAGCATACGCATGCGATGACAAAGATACTTACGACAGGAAACGTGATGCTGGCAGTTTAAAAGTATTTGGGTTTGCCAATGATTAA
- the LOC143433643 gene encoding uncharacterized protein LOC143433643 encodes MVTRSHIYHPTFSTWKYSRIKCLLLLESHFFIIKTFILVPMSCLEGSEPDCECRYTLTLTDEMVQEKFSEMKDSFNHVPSIHEVDEEETDEEHQEPKTPEETEQPANLAKDTDEDTVYSNDSFCSDESCDESGGTNATSRSLNDFHFLSEVTIRKCNHEESENGEEKPKDTLQSSKIINPVRCRSSIFDDNTIEIKQVRSRRRNMSFTDEEMRKIEWENQILLRKIMAQQKPKEKILRENAIPSRISSSAINRKKLQKKIENENILLLQRIQQTKSRVMNNMTKSGCRHTIL; translated from the exons ATGGTTACCAGGTCTCATATCTATCATCCAACTTTCTCAACTTGGAAATACTCTCGAATTAAGTGTTTATTATTATTGGAATCTCATTTTTTTATTATCAAAACTTTTATCCTTGTACCCATGTCATGCTTAGAAGGTAGTGAGCCCGATTGCGAGTGTCGCTATACATTAACATTAACGGACGAGATGGTTCAAGAGAAATTTTCCGAAATGAAAGATAGTTTCAACCACGTGCCTAGTATTCACGAGGTGGATGAAGAAGAAACGGACGAAGAGCATCAAGAGCCCAAGACACCCGAAGAAACCGAACAACCCGCAAATCTAGCTAAAGATACTGACGAAGATACTGTTTACAGTAACGACTCATTTTGTTCCGATGAATCCTGCGATGAGTCTGGTGGAACTAACGCTACTTCAAGATCTCTTAACGATTTCCATTTCTTATCCGAGGTTACTATTCGAAAATGCAATCACGAAGAAAGCGAAAATGGTGAAGAAAAACCTAAAGATACATTGCAAAGCAGTAAAATTATAAACCCAGTTCGTTGTAGAAGTTCGATATTCGATGATAACACTATAGAAATTAAACAGGTAAGAAGCAGAAGGAGGAATATGAGTTTTACAGACGAAGAAATGCGGAAGATCGAATGGGAGAATCAGATTCTCTTGAGGAAGATAATGGCTCAACAGAAACCAAAGGAAAAAATACTCCgtgaaaatgcgataccgtcACGGATAAGTAGTTCTGCAATAAATAGGAAGAAATTACAGAAGAAAATAGAAAATGAGAATATA TTACTTCTTCAAAGGATACAACAGACCAAGTCACGTGTTATGAACAACATGACAAAATCTGGTTGTAGGCACACCATTTTATAA
- the Tmem131 gene encoding transmembrane protein 131 translates to MTELKVLYCLLLLTFFEVTSQIRPSLHGHNNAFVQDDNDVQYLLDNIPMSMHKDFTNTVHGAGDTTSDEDKLQDSLSYVYFKPHVLDFKERQLGIPHQETVILFNRDHNKTIHLLSISGNTRHFHSSFFRNKVIPPLGNTTFDVVFLGREEGDIDTHLLIHTTDGTVKYQVKGISVSSPYRLRPVVGVKLPLNATFTPLIYMHNPHAEALQVLEVYSSGGEFQLELPSGEAEGSRELWEIPPYQTKPIIRLHFNAYTEKNHTAYIRLKINNTSEVLVVTVEVEVKSGAGLHWGGSSGVINLGMGGSLQPPIQYPIALKNSAKKPIKVMNIISTPVSKALKLHFEQAVIPGDTDIPIAIGALIYDWKTGLELQHFKGKLVIKAIGPGGSSQKLTIPWIAQVLQGGLEVNASITHYCSLQSNQARNFSVVNKFKLPLAITNVTMSSHVKSLFTIKNFIPRVIKPEQKVNIFSLQLAKDRKTDNVKMESSILIHSNVSVTEVPLLSYDGKVRKIVPEERESDEGTMHFGTVGSGTENEAIFALENQNPINIDLHGWGVNMPGAVLELMGCQRGPADLLDKELRNITVCSHTGNQYIKPGHLAIFKIKVKTPIVEEDTIVGDVFVRTTYERFILPVYMRVAHGRISLKKLIFTDCFPGSICVQQVKVYSTFARPMQITRVAPVNKDNRIKYIPLEEASMPVITKGENYIGSVRIEPSVTCKHHCYLGLSLDSNAGKQWLNTLSLPSHTRDSDLNLLNTRYTRFLNSTGGRSWDNVTMRLDTTEVRGHKFYLNIKPQWPSLLTGFGNNKNKIALVFPLTQVGNTSYSTIKVYNPSTSPLIIQLVMDWNYPQGTRLYHSLPTKFKFTCVECGSTVAEEFKLEESISDRERFEREWDVTVASQSIPLYLKPSESRTVRVSYTPFSSSLSSALLYIRNNMTILEVLRVMGQGANAQFRFGNRKPGSTTPLLFELADKHLKDCERARYKRYPVPNLTVKRSFMARNTGELPIEIYDFYINGLRCEGYGFKVLNCMSFKLNPNATRKVEIAFTPDFTLSRVERKLLISTSLGSDSDIENGMVILNLLATLPPQSLEACAAALMRPSWEYVVQWAAASLSTILLLCVLAISFLEADRILRGALASFSRESPVQPPLDLRLLSHMPVHSQVQDSTFSKEKLTNEEKQKTTKKEEAYPDWALMNVKKYREKDNAQKGLKIPDWSADEERRFKLETETKDLLPFKRCEEPTTVETSGNVISNNTLGTKKKNGKRQNNAQEIQMENCLVENAFADTQGAQEKKYSVNTFTKTSPVTNRKGKSNQTANVKTETKLVDHEVQVDATVLLNNTRSNKLDGKRKQTVVGNSNNNHVAFKKFESNGNQRNTHLSEEETSSTTTESSVQDDPPPCKNFDQPCGKSDKLQRKPATKKTKPQSIASVPCVDYRDNYEGDCDDDEYDKERHNNPNRWKTNTARSTIKHHTTRTVESSFKLPRQNKNPPRKDKGSQKRRGIDKGHIKTATLNGNTSQREDSTRSMGTVSVPLPPPPSCWGENRARFSDVVARNQESISPFSSLNKLHKTQTAAHNLSMVFNNDTKDIDYTKQQSSQELIQSTKEYRIVSKSSSLCVQSVEKEIPLSQDSLKMQNSSQHSNSYFINAFTEPPFERELIPYDDLPETDEPLMELESPEEDTRCQLWEDNNPMLQLLSDTTSGFQLEPQKASEKPPMLTDTLKDNWVTVETNWEPLYTRTAVGEERSGVWGVNTGGVWAAGPWGAATPPAVSQLPSLQTESDTQERSGFDPFRSLSTIWTPSSSESWKKKHED, encoded by the exons ATGACTGAGTTAAAAGTACTTTATTGCCTCCTCTTGTTAACATTTTTCGAGGTGACGTCACAAATCCGACCGTCCTTACATGGCCACAATAATG CCTTTGTACAGGATGATAATGACGTTCAATATCTTTTGGACAACATACCAATGTCTATGCATAAG GATTTTACTAATACAGTACATGGTGCTGG GGATACGACATCAGATGAAGATAAATTGCAAGATTCATTATCGTATGTGTACTTCAAACCACATGTTTTGGACTTCAAAGAGAG ACAACTTGGTATACCCCACCAAGAAACTGTGATCTTATTTAATAGAGATCACAACAAAACAATCCATCTTTTATCAATTTCTGGGAATACACGCCATTTCCATTCATCATTCTTTCGAAACAAA GTAATTCCACCATTGGGGAATACAACATTTGATGTTGTCTTTCTTGGTCGAGAAGAAGGTGATATAGATACACATCTTCTTATACATACAACAGATGGAACTGTAAAATATCAA GTAAAAGGTATTAGTGTCAGTAGTCCGTATCGACTCAGACCTGTAGTGGGTGTTAAATTACCTCTAAATGCAACATTTACTCCACTTATATACATGCACAATCCACACGCAGAAGCTTTACAG GTTTTAGAAGTATACAGTAGTGGTGGAGAATTTCAACTGGAATTACCATCAGGGGAAGCGGAAGGTTCACGCGAATTATGGGAAATTCCACCATATCAAACAAAGCCTATCATTAGATTACATTTTAATGCTTACACAGAAAAAAATCATACCGCGTACATTAG gcttaaaataaataatacttCAGAAGTGCTTGTCGTAACAGTTGAAGTTGAAGTGAAAAGTGGGGCTGGTCTTCATTGGGGTGGAAGTTCTGGAGTAATTAATTTAGGTATGGGCGGTTCGCTTCAACCGCCTATCCAATACCCTATTGCTTTAAAAAACTCAGCTAAGAAGCCAATAAAAGTTATG aatataatcaGTACACCAGTTTCTAAAGCGTTGAAACTTCATTTCGAGCAAGCGGTAATTCCAGGGGATACGGATATACCGATCGCGATTGGAGCATTAATTTATGACT GGAAGACTGGTTTAGAATTACAACACTTTAAAGGAAAATTAGTAATAAAAGCTATAGGTCCCGGTGGCTCTAGTCAAAAACTAACAATACCATGGATAGCACAAGTTCTACAGGGTGGACTAGAAGTAAACGCATCAATTACGCATTACTGTTCTCTCCAATCTAATCAAGCACGAAATTTTAGCGttgttaataaatttaaattACCATTAGCTATCACAAATGTCACAATGTCATCGCATGTGAAGTCACTTTTTACG ATAAAAAATTTTATTCCAAGGGTGATAAAACCAGAGCAGAAAGTTAATATATTTTCTTTACAACTTGCAAAGGATAGAAAAACTGATAATGTGAAAATGGAATCATCAATTTTAATTCACTCGAATGTTTCTGTAACCGAAGTTCCACTACTAAGTTACGACGGGAAAGTAAGGAAAATCGTTCCCGAAGAAAGAGAAAGTGACGAGGGTACGATGCACTTCGGTACTGTCGGAAGTGGGACCGAGAACGAGGCTATATTCGCTTTGGAAAATCAAAATCCAATTAATATAGATCTACACGGGTGGGGGGTTAACATGCCTGGTGCGGTATTAGAACTGATGGGTTGTCAAAGAGGTCCAGCTGATTTGTTGGATAAAGAACTGCGTAATATAACTGTATGTAGTCACACAGGCAAT CAATACATAAAACCCGGCCACTTAGCTATTTTTAAAATTAAAGTGAAAACTCCAATAGTTGAAGAAGATACAATTGTGGGCGATGTATTCGTTAGGACGACTTACGAGAGATTTATCCTGCCGGTCTATATGCGAGTAGCGCATGGAAGAATTTCTCTGAAGAAACTTATTTTTACGGATTGTTTTCCT GGTTCGATTTGCGTGCAACAAGTTAAAGTATATTCGACGTTTGCGAGACCCATGCAAATAACTCGAGTTGCGCCTGTTAATAAGGATaacagaataaaatatattcctttAGAAGAAGCATCGATGCCTGTTATAACGAAAGGAGAAAATTACATTGGGTCAGTGAGGATCGAACCATCGGTGACTTGCAAGCATCATTGTTATTTGGGCTTGTCACTGGATAGTAATG CTGGTAAACAATGGTTAAACACTTTGAGCCTCCCATCGCATACAAGAGACTCAGATTTGAACTTGTTAAATACTAGATATACGCGTTTTCTTAACTCAACAGGCGGTCGTTCTTGGGATAATGTTACGATGCGTCTCGATACGACAGAAGTTCGGGGGcacaaattttatttaaatataaaacCGCAATGGCCCAGTTTATTGACTGGTTTCGGTAATAATAAGAATAAAATTGCTTTAGTATTTCCATTGACGCAAGTTGGGAATACGTCGTACAGCACGATTAAAGTATACAATCCAAGTACCAGTCCATTAATAATACAGTTAGTCATGGATTGGAATTATCCACAAGGAACAAGACTTTATCATTCATTACCTACTAA GTTTAAGTTCACATGCGTAGAATGTGGATCTACAGTTGCAGAGGAGTTCAAGCTGGAAGAAAGTATATCAGATAGAGAAAGGTTTGAAAGGGAATGGGATGTGACAGTAGCATCGCAATCGATTCCCTTGTATTTGAAACCGTCAGAATCTAGAACTGTACGGGTATCATACACACCTTTCTCGTCTTCTTTATCATCCGCACTTTTGTATATTAG AAACAACATGACTATACTGGAAGTATTACGTGTAATGGGCCAAGGAGCAAATGCACAATTTAGATTCGGCAATCGAAAGCCAGGTTCCACTACACCTTTACTATTCGAACTCGCGGATAAACATCTTAAAGATTGTGAAC GAGCACGATACAAGCGATACCCAGTTCCGAACCTGACGGTGAAACGATCCTTTATGGCAAGGAATACAGGTGAACTCCCTATAGAGATCTATGATTTTTATATTAATGGTCTACGCTGCGAAGGGTATGGTTTCAAAGTCTTGAACTGTATGTCGTTCAAATTAAACCCGAATGCCACGAGGAAGGTGGAGATAGCGTTCACGCCAGATTTCACTTTGTCGCGCGTTGAAAGGAAGCTTCTGATATCAACCAGCTTAGGTTCCGACAGCGATATAGAGAATGGGATGGTGATACTAAATTTGCTCGCCACTCTTCCACCGCAATCCTTAGAGGCTTGTGCAGCCGCGCTCATGAGACCATCCTGGGAATACGTTGTCCAATGGGCAGCCGCAAGCCTTTCGACGATATTATTATTATGCGTACTAGCTATTTCGTTCCTCGAGGCGGATCGGATATTACGTGGAGCCTTGGCCAGCTTTTCGCGGGAGAGTCCAGTGCAGCCGCCTCTAGATTTAAGGCTGTTGTCGCACATGCCCGTGCATAGTCAAGTTCAAGACTCCACCTTCTCGAAAGAAAAGTTGACGAACGAAGAAAAGCAGAAAACAACGAAGAAGGAAGAAGCGTACCCAGATTGGGCGTTGATGAACGTGAAAAAGTACAGGGAAAAGGATAATGCTCAGAAGGGATTGAAAATACCCGATTGGTCCGCGGATGAAGAGCGGAGATTCAAGTTAGAAACTGAGACGAAAGATTTATTGCCGTTCAAACGATGCGAGGAGCCGACTACTGTCGAGACTAGTGGTAACGTTATAAGCAATAACACGCTTGGTACCAAGAAAAAGAATGGTAAGAGGCAGAATAATGCGCAGGAGATTCAGATGGAGAACTGTCTAGTGGAGAACGCGTTTGCGGACACTCAGGGGGCTCAAGAAAAGAAGTATAGTGTAAATACATTTACAAAAACAAGCCCCGTGACAAACAGAAAAGGGAAGTCTAATCAGACTGCGAATGTTAAAACGGAAACGAAACTGGTCGACCATGAGGTCCAGGTTGACGCGACAGTTCTTCTGAATAACACTAGAAGTAATAAATTGGATGGTAAAAGGAAACAGACCGTGGTTGGGAACAGCAATAATAATCATGTGGCATTTAAGAAGTTCGAATCGAATGGTAATCAAAGGAATACTCATCTTTCGGAGGAGGAAACATCGTCTACGACGACAGAAAGCTCAGTTCAAGATGATCCACCGCCATGTAAG AATTTCGATCAACCTTGTGGGAAATCCGATAAATTACAAAGAAAGCCAGCGACCAAAAAGACTAAACCTCAGTCAATCGCTTCTGTGCCATGCGTAGATTATAGGGATAATTACGAAGGTGACTGCGACGACGACGAGTATGATAAGGAGAGGCACAACAATCCGAATAGATGGAAAACGAATACAGCAAGATCAACTATAAAACATCATACGACCCGTACGGTTGAGTCATCTTTCAAGTTACCACGGCAAAATAAAAATCCTCCTCGGAAGGATAAAGGATCTCAGAAACGTCGAGGCATTGATAAAGGACACATAAAAA CGGCAACATTAAACGGAAATACTAGCCAAAGGGAAGATTCTACGCGTTCAATGGGGACAGTTTCCGTACCGTTACCACCACCGCCATCGTGTTGGGGTGAAAACCGAGCCAGGTTTAGCGACGTCGTGGCACGAAACCAAGAAAGTATTTCGCCGTTCTCGAGTTTAAATAAGTTACACAAAACTCAAACGGCCGCGCATAATTTGTCGATGGTCTTCAATAACGACACCAAAGATATAGATTACACTAAACAGCAATCGAGTCAAGAGTTAATACAGAGTACGAAGGAATACAGAATAGTATCGAAATCTTCATCCTTATGCGTTCAATCCGTTGAAAAAGAGATTCCGCTTAGTCAAGATTCCTTGAAAATGCAAAACAGTTCGCAGCATTCAAATAGTTATTTCATAAATGCCTTTACGGAACCACCA TTCGAACGAGAATTGATCCCATACGACGATCTTCCAGAAACCGATGAACCATTAATGGAATTAGAAAGTCCCGAAGAAGATACACGATGCCAATTATGGGAGGATAATAATCCCATGCTTCAACTGTTATCTGATACTACAAGTGGATTTCAGTTGGAGCCACAAAAAGCCTCGGAAAAACCTCCAATGCTAACAGACACGTTGAAAG ATAACTGGGTAACAGTCGAAACAAACTGGGAACCGTTGTATACCAGGACGGCAGTAGGAGAAGAAAGAAGCGGTGTTTGGGGAGTAAATACAGGCGGTGTATGGGCTGCTGGTCCATGGGGTGCAGCTACACCACCTGCAGTTTCACAATTACCGTCACTACAAACAGAATCGGATACACAA GAGAGATCAGGTTTCGATCCGTTTCGTTCACTCAGTACAATATGGACACCGTCATCCTCAGAGTCTTGGAAAAAAAAACATGAAGACTAA